One window of the Novosphingobium sp. KACC 22771 genome contains the following:
- a CDS encoding AAA family ATPase: MITRLAVAGYRSLRDVVLELGQLTLITGGNGSGKSSLYRSLRLLSEAAQGRLIATLAGEGGLSSTMWAGPEKFSREMLSGRQRITGTVRSCPVSLRLGFSGEDFGYAIDLGRPEPMHPFQHDPEIKVEAMWTGEMLGRANLFAERRGPAVNLRSSATGEWRSAFTNLSAFDSMVTHCADPVDGLELLLMRERMRNWRFYDSLRTDSDAPARRPHVMTYTPVLGADGADLAPAIATIQAIGDGDTFAEAIDDAFPGSRIEIDGDEYGMTVMHQRGLLRPFEAKELSDGTLRYLLLVTALLSPRPPEIMILNEPEASLHPSLLDALARLLIEASRRSQIVLVSHSDRLISGLRRAGGLQEIRLSKTMGETCVEDHDAPRWAWPKR; encoded by the coding sequence ATGATCACCCGTCTTGCCGTTGCCGGCTATCGATCCTTGCGCGATGTCGTTCTGGAACTGGGCCAGTTGACGCTGATCACAGGTGGCAATGGCAGTGGCAAATCCAGCCTCTATCGATCGTTGCGCTTGCTATCGGAAGCGGCGCAAGGGCGCCTGATCGCCACGCTGGCCGGCGAGGGCGGATTGTCATCGACAATGTGGGCCGGGCCGGAAAAGTTCAGTCGCGAAATGCTGAGCGGCCGGCAACGCATAACCGGCACGGTGCGGTCCTGCCCGGTCAGCCTACGCCTAGGCTTTTCCGGCGAGGATTTTGGCTATGCCATTGATCTTGGCCGCCCCGAACCGATGCACCCATTCCAGCACGACCCGGAGATCAAGGTCGAGGCGATGTGGACTGGCGAGATGCTGGGGCGGGCGAACCTGTTTGCGGAGCGCCGCGGGCCTGCGGTGAACCTGCGTTCCTCCGCCACAGGGGAATGGCGCAGCGCCTTCACCAACCTGTCCGCGTTTGACAGCATGGTCACCCATTGCGCCGACCCGGTCGATGGGCTGGAACTGCTGCTGATGCGTGAGCGGATGCGCAACTGGCGTTTTTACGACAGTCTGCGCACCGATTCCGACGCGCCCGCCCGACGCCCCCATGTGATGACGTACACGCCGGTGCTAGGCGCGGATGGGGCGGATCTGGCACCCGCCATCGCCACAATCCAAGCCATCGGGGATGGCGATACCTTTGCCGAAGCCATTGATGACGCCTTCCCCGGATCGCGGATCGAGATTGATGGCGATGAATATGGCATGACGGTCATGCATCAGCGCGGCCTGTTGCGCCCGTTCGAGGCCAAGGAACTCTCGGATGGCACCTTGCGCTATCTGTTGCTGGTCACCGCGCTGCTTTCTCCGCGCCCGCCCGAGATCATGATCCTCAATGAGCCGGAGGCCAGCCTGCATCCCTCCCTGCTCGACGCGCTGGCCCGCCTGTTGATCGAGGCATCGCGCCGCAGCCAGATTGTGCTGGTGTCGCATAGCGATCGGCTGATTTCTGGCTTGCGCCGGGCAGGGGGACTTCAGGAAATCCGCTTGTCGAAAACCATGGGGGAAACCTGTGTCGAGGATCACGATGCCCCGCGCTGGGCATGGCCAAAGCGCTGA
- a CDS encoding vWA domain-containing protein, whose translation MANQSLFASLTAKVWPRADAVNQAGGVAYTFGPEAKLAQLAATGTLADGFYSGAEAQLADVLAAARAVSPEFVAKAAVYARKSGAMKDMPALLAAWLTVADPDLAVPVFKRVIDNGRMLRNFVQIMRSGQVGRNSLGSRPKRLVKEWLEQASIQRLMQTATGTSPSLADVVKMVHPAPADAERRAFYGWLIGKPYDVAALPAQIAAFEAWKRAPSGDLPDVPFEWLTAFTLSAEQWAVLAGRMGWQALRMNLNTLARHGAFGVKGVTEAAAAKLADADTIARVRPMPYQVMMALGQVGDGVPLAVQAALESALEVSLASVPKLEGCVVVCPDVSGSMGWSATGYRKGATSKVRCIDIAALVAAAVLRQNRDARVIPFEQDVVQLALDPHARVAVNAAKLAAVGGGGTNVSAPLALLNKERARVDVVVIVSDNESWVDPARPISAGARATATMAEWNRLKARDPGAKLICIDITPGVTTQARSREDIMNVGGFSDAIFEAMARFAKGETRNWVEIIENTEV comes from the coding sequence ATGGCCAACCAGAGCCTGTTTGCATCGCTGACCGCCAAGGTCTGGCCGCGCGCCGATGCGGTCAATCAGGCCGGTGGTGTCGCCTATACATTCGGCCCCGAGGCCAAGCTGGCGCAGCTCGCCGCAACTGGCACGCTGGCCGATGGCTTCTACTCTGGCGCTGAGGCGCAATTGGCCGATGTGCTGGCCGCCGCCCGAGCGGTGTCGCCCGAATTTGTCGCCAAGGCTGCGGTCTATGCCCGCAAGTCTGGTGCGATGAAGGATATGCCTGCGCTGCTCGCAGCCTGGCTGACGGTGGCCGATCCCGATTTGGCGGTGCCTGTGTTCAAGCGGGTGATCGACAATGGCCGGATGCTGCGCAACTTCGTGCAGATCATGCGGTCGGGTCAGGTTGGGCGCAATTCGCTCGGCTCGCGGCCCAAGCGCTTGGTAAAAGAGTGGCTTGAGCAGGCCAGCATTCAGCGTCTGATGCAGACCGCCACGGGCACCAGCCCCAGCCTCGCCGATGTGGTGAAGATGGTTCACCCCGCACCGGCTGACGCTGAGCGGCGCGCGTTTTATGGCTGGCTGATTGGCAAGCCCTATGATGTGGCCGCTTTGCCTGCGCAAATTGCGGCGTTCGAAGCATGGAAGCGGGCGCCTTCGGGCGACTTGCCTGATGTGCCTTTCGAATGGCTGACGGCCTTCACCTTGTCGGCGGAGCAATGGGCTGTGTTGGCGGGCCGCATGGGCTGGCAGGCGCTGCGGATGAACCTCAACACGCTGGCGCGCCATGGTGCGTTTGGCGTGAAGGGGGTAACCGAGGCGGCTGCGGCGAAACTGGCCGATGCGGACACGATCGCCCGCGTGCGCCCCATGCCCTATCAGGTGATGATGGCGTTGGGGCAGGTGGGCGATGGTGTGCCACTGGCGGTGCAGGCAGCACTGGAAAGTGCGCTGGAGGTATCGCTGGCGTCGGTGCCGAAGCTGGAAGGCTGTGTCGTGGTTTGCCCCGACGTGTCGGGCTCTATGGGGTGGTCGGCGACTGGCTACCGCAAGGGCGCGACATCGAAGGTGCGATGCATCGACATTGCCGCGCTGGTCGCCGCCGCCGTGCTGCGTCAGAACCGCGATGCGCGGGTGATCCCGTTCGAACAGGACGTGGTGCAACTCGCGCTTGATCCCCATGCCCGTGTGGCCGTGAATGCGGCCAAGCTGGCGGCGGTGGGCGGCGGTGGCACCAATGTCTCGGCGCCGCTCGCGTTGCTCAACAAGGAGCGGGCGCGGGTGGATGTGGTGGTGATCGTCTCGGACAATGAGTCCTGGGTCGATCCTGCTCGGCCCATATCTGCTGGCGCGCGCGCCACGGCAACGATGGCGGAGTGGAACAGACTGAAAGCCCGCGATCCGGGTGCCAAGCTGATCTGCATCGACATCACCCCGGGCGTCACCACACAGGCGAGGAGCCGCGAGGACATCATGAATGTCGGCGGTTTCAGCGATGCGATCTTCGAGGCGATGGCGCGTTTTGCCAAAGGCGAGACGCGTAATTGGGTCGAGATCATCGAGAATACGGAGGTTTGA
- a CDS encoding RtcB family protein has protein sequence MTETYEFQTVEGGVPIKMWTRGVPVDDKAREQLTRAAKMPFIFKHVAAMPDVHVGIGATVGSVIPTKGAVIPAAVGVDIGCGMMAARTSLMAHDLPDNLEGIRSAIEQTVPHGRSVGRGKRDNGSWGSPPAAIVEAWANLAVRFERICDKHPRLKNTNNLTHLGTLGTGNHFIELCLDTEARVWVMLHSGSRGVGNAIGTFFIELAKKDMRKWHINLPDEDLAYFPEGTDHFDDYVEAVGWAQDFAALNRRMMMANVITALRGKIAKPFEAELEAVNCHHNYVTRENHFGENVLITRKGAVRAAKGVLGIIPGSMGANSFIVRGLGNAESFHSCSHGAGRVMSRNEAKRQVSLADHIADTEGVACRKDVGVIDETPRAYKPIEAVMAAQADLVEIVHTLKQVVCVKG, from the coding sequence ATGACCGAGACTTACGAATTTCAGACTGTTGAAGGCGGCGTCCCGATCAAGATGTGGACGCGCGGCGTGCCCGTGGACGACAAGGCCCGCGAACAACTGACGCGCGCGGCGAAGATGCCCTTTATCTTCAAGCACGTGGCCGCGATGCCCGATGTCCATGTCGGCATCGGGGCCACGGTTGGGTCGGTGATCCCCACCAAGGGTGCGGTGATCCCGGCGGCGGTGGGCGTCGATATCGGCTGTGGCATGATGGCGGCGCGCACCTCGCTGATGGCGCATGACCTGCCCGACAACCTGGAAGGCATCCGCAGCGCCATCGAGCAGACCGTGCCCCATGGGCGCAGCGTGGGCCGGGGCAAGCGCGACAATGGATCATGGGGCAGCCCGCCCGCCGCCATTGTCGAGGCATGGGCCAACTTGGCGGTGCGGTTCGAGCGGATTTGCGACAAGCACCCGCGCCTGAAGAACACCAACAACCTGACGCATCTGGGCACGCTGGGCACGGGCAATCACTTCATCGAACTGTGCCTCGACACCGAGGCGCGGGTTTGGGTGATGCTGCATTCCGGTTCACGCGGGGTGGGCAATGCCATCGGCACGTTCTTCATCGAACTGGCGAAGAAGGACATGCGCAAATGGCATATCAACCTGCCCGACGAGGATCTGGCCTATTTCCCCGAAGGGACCGATCATTTCGACGACTATGTCGAAGCGGTGGGCTGGGCGCAGGACTTTGCTGCGCTCAACCGGCGAATGATGATGGCCAATGTGATCACCGCCTTGCGGGGCAAGATCGCCAAGCCGTTCGAGGCCGAGTTGGAAGCGGTGAACTGCCATCACAACTATGTGACGCGCGAGAACCACTTTGGCGAAAACGTGCTGATCACCCGCAAGGGGGCGGTGCGCGCGGCCAAGGGCGTGCTGGGGATCATCCCCGGATCGATGGGGGCCAATAGCTTCATCGTGCGCGGGCTGGGCAATGCGGAGAGCTTTCACAGTTGTTCACACGGCGCGGGCCGCGTGATGAGCCGTAACGAGGCTAAGCGTCAGGTCAGCCTTGCCGACCATATCGCTGATACAGAAGGCGTGGCATGCCGCAAGGATGTGGGCGTGATCGATGAAACACCCCGCGCTTACAAGCCGATCGAAGCCGTGATGGCCGCTCAGGCCGATCTGGTCGAGATCGTCCATACGTTGAAACAGGTGGTCTGCGTGAAGGGGTAA
- the prfH gene encoding peptide chain release factor H, translating into MRASRRGGGEWPSSVLLRIAGEAASAFAVRRIGTNQWIGTSPFRPAHKRRNWCVGVALAPEPETICDLREEDIDYQAMRASGPGGQHVNKTDSAVRATHRPTGLVATAQEQRSQHANRKLARLKLAIMLEERRGQAKDDQRRSEWQVHQELERGNAIRVYAGERFQLRSA; encoded by the coding sequence ATGCGAGCTTCTCGACGGGGCGGAGGAGAATGGCCATCCTCCGTCCTGCTGCGCATTGCGGGCGAGGCTGCATCAGCGTTTGCCGTGCGGCGCATCGGCACCAACCAGTGGATTGGCACCAGTCCCTTTCGTCCAGCTCACAAACGGCGAAATTGGTGCGTGGGTGTCGCTCTGGCGCCAGAGCCTGAAACCATCTGCGACCTGCGCGAGGAGGACATCGACTATCAGGCGATGCGCGCCAGCGGGCCCGGCGGGCAGCATGTCAACAAGACCGACAGCGCCGTGCGGGCCACCCATCGCCCCACCGGCCTTGTCGCCACCGCGCAGGAGCAACGATCCCAGCATGCCAACCGCAAGCTGGCGCGCCTGAAGCTGGCGATCATGCTGGAGGAGCGGCGCGGACAGGCCAAGGATGATCAGCGCCGGTCAGAATGGCAGGTCCATCAGGAACTTGAGCGGGGGAACGCGATCAGGGTCTATGCCGGAGAGCGGTTTCAGCTAAGATCGGCGTAA
- a CDS encoding low molecular weight protein tyrosine phosphatase family protein: MKTILFICSQNRLRSPTAEQVFADHPGLEVSSAGTNHEAENPLTAELVSWADTIVVMEKQHRAKVQRRFRAALRGQRIICLDIPDDYAFMQPELVELLKARMARHLPPVLS; the protein is encoded by the coding sequence TTGAAAACCATCCTGTTCATTTGCAGCCAGAACCGCCTGCGCAGCCCCACGGCCGAGCAGGTATTCGCCGATCATCCGGGGCTGGAGGTCTCCTCCGCCGGCACCAATCATGAGGCCGAGAACCCGCTGACCGCGGAACTGGTGTCATGGGCCGACACCATCGTGGTGATGGAAAAGCAGCATCGCGCCAAGGTGCAGCGGCGGTTCCGCGCGGCCCTGCGCGGGCAACGTATCATCTGCCTCGATATCCCGGACGATTATGCCTTCATGCAGCCGGAACTGGTCGAATTGCTCAAGGCACGCATGGCGCGGCATCTTCCGCCGGTATTATCATGA
- a CDS encoding RNA ligase RtcB family protein, which translates to MSKVTLIAADPSRFDPLALDQLDACARYGGMTRIVGLPDLHAGNGIAVGAAFWSPTQIWPHLVGSDIGCGMALWETDLPLRKFRLSTVERKLHGLDAPWAGDGAAALVEAGLPPRLASPALGTIGGGNHFVEFQRIEVVVDEARFAALGLAQDRVWMMVHSGSRGLGQAVLQAHRQPDISQGIPADSPEAIAYLADHDAALGWAILNRQIIAERFCDSLGLGGRRVLDICHNSVTPHQGGLLYRKGAAPADKGLVTIPGSRGDFSYLVEPIVDGADHALHSLAHGAGRKWSCKDAHARLSRRFKVADMQRTALGSHVICEDRRLIFEEAPDAYKDIGMVIADLEQAGLIRVIAKLRPLLSYKTRAA; encoded by the coding sequence ATGAGCAAGGTCACTCTGATCGCCGCCGATCCCTCGCGTTTCGATCCTCTGGCGCTGGACCAGCTTGATGCCTGTGCGCGCTATGGCGGCATGACGCGCATCGTGGGCCTGCCCGATCTCCATGCGGGCAATGGCATCGCCGTGGGCGCGGCGTTCTGGTCACCCACCCAGATCTGGCCGCATCTGGTGGGCAGCGACATCGGCTGCGGCATGGCCCTATGGGAGACGGACCTGCCCTTGCGCAAGTTCCGCCTCAGCACGGTCGAGCGCAAGCTGCATGGGCTGGATGCGCCGTGGGCGGGCGATGGCGCTGCGGCGCTGGTCGAGGCCGGATTGCCGCCCCGATTGGCCAGTCCCGCGCTGGGCACCATTGGCGGGGGCAACCATTTCGTCGAATTCCAGCGCATCGAGGTGGTGGTGGACGAGGCGCGCTTTGCCGCCTTGGGCCTGGCGCAGGATCGGGTGTGGATGATGGTCCACAGCGGGTCGCGCGGGCTGGGACAGGCTGTCTTGCAAGCACATCGCCAGCCTGACATCAGCCAAGGCATCCCCGCCGATAGCCCTGAAGCCATAGCCTATCTGGCCGATCATGATGCGGCCTTGGGCTGGGCCATCCTCAACCGTCAGATCATTGCCGAGCGCTTTTGTGACAGCCTTGGCCTTGGTGGGCGCCGCGTGCTCGACATTTGCCACAACAGCGTAACGCCCCATCAAGGCGGGTTGCTGTATCGCAAAGGAGCGGCCCCTGCCGACAAGGGACTGGTGACGATCCCCGGTTCGCGCGGTGATTTCAGCTATCTGGTTGAGCCGATTGTTGATGGCGCTGATCATGCGCTCCATTCGCTGGCCCATGGCGCGGGCCGCAAATGGAGCTGCAAGGATGCCCATGCCCGCCTTTCGCGCCGGTTCAAGGTGGCCGATATGCAGCGCACGGCCCTTGGCAGCCATGTGATCTGTGAGGACCGGCGCCTGATCTTCGAGGAAGCGCCCGATGCCTACAAGGATATCGGCATGGTCATCGCCGATCTGGAGCAGGCAGGCCTGATCCGCGTGATTGCCAAGTTGCGCCCCCTTCTCAGCTATAAGACGAGGGCGGCATGA
- a CDS encoding phytanoyl-CoA dioxygenase family protein, translating into MAGMRALDDLRLAEHGAQLFRGAALADLLELKAAIDVLLPDQAGIRLHGMTALHSYLAPSGSIGLLASKAIGTEAKPVRAILFDKSAATNWSLGWHQDRTICVRERIEMPGFGPWSIKAGLHHVAPPIELLSRMVTLRVHFDAVPATNAPLLIAPGSHRRGRVSESSVAQVVAECGVIACLAEAGDVWAYATPILHASDAASSPDHRRVLQVDFTADALPGGLKWLGV; encoded by the coding sequence ATGGCTGGCATGAGGGCGCTCGACGACTTGCGCTTGGCGGAACATGGCGCTCAACTTTTTCGAGGGGCGGCTTTGGCGGATCTGCTAGAATTGAAGGCGGCCATAGATGTGCTGCTGCCCGATCAGGCCGGAATCCGTCTTCATGGGATGACTGCATTGCATTCCTATCTTGCGCCATCTGGCTCCATCGGCTTGCTTGCCAGCAAGGCGATTGGCACCGAAGCAAAGCCCGTCCGCGCCATCCTGTTTGACAAGAGCGCGGCTACCAATTGGTCGCTGGGTTGGCATCAGGACCGAACCATCTGCGTGCGCGAGCGGATTGAAATGCCGGGTTTTGGGCCCTGGTCGATCAAGGCTGGCCTCCATCATGTCGCCCCGCCCATCGAACTGCTCTCGCGCATGGTGACGCTGCGGGTGCACTTCGATGCTGTGCCCGCCACCAACGCCCCGCTGCTGATCGCGCCCGGATCGCACAGGCGCGGGCGCGTGTCGGAATCTTCGGTCGCTCAGGTGGTTGCGGAATGCGGCGTGATAGCGTGCCTTGCCGAGGCGGGCGATGTCTGGGCCTATGCCACGCCTATCCTTCATGCTTCCGATGCTGCCAGCAGTCCCGATCACCGGCGCGTGCTTCAGGTTGATTTCACCGCGGATGCCTTGCCGGGCGGACTGAAATGGCTGGGCGTGTAG
- the rtcR gene encoding RNA repair transcriptional activator RtcR, producing MTPTTVISFLGSTLDASKFGPSRWMKWRPSVGLCMHEDLRVDRFVMIHGSMHSRLADYVSEDIASVSPETQVERHIIDFKDAWDFEEVYGKLLDFARRLELDPDADDVLVHITTGTHVAQICLFLLTEAHYLPGRLLQTQPKRGTTEAAGKWSVIDLDLSRYDSIATRFASESAKSSSFLKSGIETLNPAFNTMIDEIEQVASRTRAPILLMGPTGAGKSQLARRIFELKKLKRQMTGSFVEVNCAILRGDSAMSALFGHKKGAFTGAAADRPGLLRSADGGMLFLDEIGELGLDEQAMILRAIEDKRFLPVGADKEAQSEFQLIAGTNRDLAACVAAGTFREDLYARLNLWTFNLPGLAERREDIAPNLDYELDRYAEREGERVTFNKEARSDYLAFAMSPAARWHGNFRDLAASVTRMATFSPKGRIDVSVVVKEIERLKRLWADGRADGDGLERWLSSEALTELDPFDRVQLAYVVEVCASARSLSEAGRKLFAASREKRASTNDADRLRKYLARFGLGWDDVRASS from the coding sequence ATGACGCCAACCACCGTCATCAGCTTTCTCGGCTCCACCTTGGACGCCTCCAAATTCGGCCCTTCACGCTGGATGAAGTGGCGGCCGTCGGTGGGCCTGTGCATGCACGAAGACCTGAGAGTGGATCGGTTCGTGATGATCCATGGGTCCATGCACAGCCGTTTGGCCGATTATGTCAGCGAGGACATTGCCTCCGTCTCGCCCGAAACACAGGTCGAGCGGCATATCATCGACTTCAAGGACGCGTGGGATTTCGAGGAGGTCTACGGCAAGCTGCTGGACTTTGCGCGGAGGCTGGAGTTGGACCCCGATGCCGACGATGTGCTGGTCCACATCACCACCGGCACCCATGTCGCGCAGATCTGCCTGTTCCTGCTGACTGAGGCGCACTACCTGCCGGGACGACTGCTCCAGACCCAGCCCAAGCGGGGCACGACTGAAGCGGCAGGCAAATGGAGCGTGATCGACCTCGATCTGTCGCGCTATGACAGCATCGCCACGCGCTTTGCCAGTGAAAGCGCGAAGAGTTCGTCTTTCCTCAAATCGGGGATAGAAACGCTCAACCCCGCCTTCAACACGATGATCGACGAGATCGAGCAGGTGGCAAGCCGCACCCGCGCGCCGATCCTGCTGATGGGGCCGACCGGCGCGGGCAAGAGCCAGTTGGCGCGGCGGATATTTGAACTCAAGAAGCTCAAGCGCCAGATGACCGGCAGTTTTGTCGAGGTGAACTGCGCCATCCTGCGCGGCGACAGCGCGATGTCGGCCCTGTTCGGCCACAAAAAGGGCGCCTTCACCGGCGCGGCGGCGGATCGCCCCGGCCTGCTGCGCAGCGCCGATGGCGGCATGCTGTTCCTCGACGAGATCGGCGAGTTGGGCCTCGACGAGCAAGCGATGATCCTGCGCGCAATTGAGGACAAGCGCTTCCTGCCGGTGGGTGCCGACAAGGAGGCACAGAGCGAATTCCAATTGATCGCGGGCACCAACCGCGATCTGGCCGCCTGCGTTGCGGCTGGCACGTTCCGCGAAGATCTCTATGCTCGCCTCAACTTATGGACCTTCAACCTGCCGGGCCTGGCCGAGCGGCGCGAGGATATCGCGCCCAACCTTGACTATGAACTCGACCGCTATGCCGAGCGCGAGGGCGAGCGTGTGACTTTCAACAAGGAAGCGCGCTCCGACTATTTGGCCTTCGCCATGTCGCCCGCCGCGCGCTGGCACGGCAATTTCCGCGATCTGGCGGCCAGCGTTACCCGCATGGCCACCTTTTCGCCCAAGGGCCGCATCGACGTTTCAGTCGTGGTCAAGGAGATCGAGCGGCTCAAACGCCTGTGGGCCGATGGCAGGGCGGATGGCGATGGACTGGAACGCTGGCTTTCCAGCGAAGCGTTGACCGAGCTCGACCCGTTTGACCGCGTGCAATTGGCTTATGTGGTTGAGGTCTGCGCCTCTGCCCGCTCGCTGTCCGAAGCGGGGCGCAAGCTGTTCGCTGCCTCACGCGAAAAACGCGCCAGCACCAATGATGCCGACCGGCTGCGCAAATATCTGGCGCGGTTTGGTCTGGGGTGGGATGATGTGAGAGCGAGCAGCTAA
- a CDS encoding HD domain-containing protein has product MPIVLDACAFAVRMHGNQQRKYTGDPYVLHCLEVARIVAEVGGSPTMIAAALLHDVVEDTEANIEDVQARFGEEIAQGVAWLSDVSRPEDGNRVIRKAMDREHLAQAPADMKTVKLADVISNTRSIVDHGDGLARVYLREIAALLEVLSEGHPELLQRAKAEVARGESKWLA; this is encoded by the coding sequence ATGCCGATTGTACTCGATGCCTGCGCCTTCGCCGTGCGGATGCATGGCAACCAGCAGCGCAAATACACCGGCGATCCCTATGTGCTGCATTGCCTTGAGGTGGCGCGGATCGTGGCGGAGGTCGGCGGCTCACCCACGATGATCGCCGCCGCGCTACTCCATGATGTGGTTGAAGATACCGAGGCTAACATCGAGGATGTGCAAGCCCGGTTTGGGGAAGAGATCGCGCAAGGCGTGGCATGGCTGAGTGATGTCAGCCGCCCGGAAGATGGCAACCGCGTCATCCGCAAGGCGATGGACCGCGAACATCTGGCGCAGGCCCCTGCGGATATGAAGACGGTCAAGCTGGCCGATGTGATCTCCAATACGCGTTCTATCGTCGATCACGGCGATGGTCTTGCGCGGGTCTATCTGCGCGAGATTGCCGCCCTGCTGGAGGTGCTGAGCGAGGGCCACCCCGAACTGTTGCAGCGGGCAAAGGCTGAGGTGGCGCGAGGTGAATCCAAATGGCTGGCATGA
- a CDS encoding transferrin-binding protein-like solute binding protein encodes MKFTIQTMAISLTSLALAGCGGDGNGGVASAPAPLTNSSLAKLVASQSFTNDAATHSASFNLSNSQTVTGSSAKSTLTIQYDVASNTYTLTAPGRSQSFAAADITSNANGQAAFKKTANGVTDYLTLGAATFGATSGPQYVGLGSWQRNTVNGSSQSTSFDIFTYGLNTPASGVPRTGQAALNAYVFGLTTKPNVEPASFSGNGRFDIDFQRGIFNTSAYVTENSLVSGASASGGNIQFYSSGTLSSTDGTLSGLAYYSGMHADASGTLNGRLYGPAGQEVGASFSVNGTDGSSASGALVAYAPGTPMSLTNLSITNLVTSQLYGALGASLYVSRNAFSSALTYFTSYGVEYQQLTQAPDGSLLVPGTSNRPYFQYAASDRISGAANFTTYQKTVNGQTGTTEVYNAGSGNTELALTYSSFAHIFDGTISANAMQQSFEVFGLSTSPGLLSARTGTAHYSGVAYGAAGNTATNVTYKVTGTSTFDVNFTSQSYSGALNLSGLGSSGSVDFGAFNFAGNMARGQGVTGPLNQGSTAVGTFTPQFFGPTGQEIGGPFQLTMPAGSATAGTAIAGVALAKGG; translated from the coding sequence GTGAAATTCACGATTCAGACCATGGCCATCTCTTTGACCAGCCTTGCTCTTGCCGGCTGTGGCGGCGACGGCAATGGCGGGGTGGCATCCGCCCCCGCCCCTCTTACCAATTCCTCATTGGCCAAACTGGTGGCCAGCCAGAGCTTTACCAATGACGCAGCCACGCACAGCGCCAGCTTTAATCTGAGTAATTCCCAGACTGTGACCGGCTCGTCTGCCAAATCAACGCTGACCATCCAATATGATGTGGCCAGCAATACCTACACCCTCACTGCGCCGGGCCGCAGCCAAAGTTTTGCAGCCGCCGACATCACCAGCAACGCCAATGGGCAGGCTGCGTTCAAGAAAACCGCCAATGGGGTAACGGACTATCTCACGCTGGGCGCGGCCACATTTGGCGCCACAAGCGGCCCTCAATATGTCGGCCTTGGCTCGTGGCAGCGCAATACAGTCAATGGCTCGTCGCAGAGCACCAGCTTTGACATTTTTACCTATGGCTTGAACACGCCAGCCTCGGGGGTTCCCCGCACCGGACAAGCCGCTTTGAACGCCTATGTTTTCGGACTGACCACCAAGCCCAATGTCGAACCGGCCTCCTTCAGCGGAAACGGGCGGTTCGACATTGATTTCCAGCGCGGCATTTTCAACACCTCCGCCTATGTCACCGAAAACTCGCTTGTCAGCGGAGCGAGCGCCTCGGGCGGCAATATTCAATTTTACAGCAGCGGCACGCTGTCCTCCACGGATGGTACTTTGTCAGGGCTGGCTTATTACAGCGGTATGCATGCCGATGCATCCGGCACGTTGAATGGCCGTCTCTATGGCCCGGCAGGTCAGGAAGTGGGCGCCAGCTTTTCCGTAAACGGCACGGACGGCAGTTCGGCCAGCGGCGCTCTGGTTGCCTATGCACCCGGCACGCCGATGTCGCTGACCAATCTGTCCATCACCAATCTGGTCACCAGCCAGCTTTATGGCGCGCTGGGTGCCTCGCTGTATGTCTCACGTAATGCTTTCTCGAGCGCGCTGACCTATTTCACCAGCTACGGCGTCGAATACCAGCAATTGACGCAGGCGCCTGACGGCAGCCTGCTGGTGCCCGGCACGTCCAACCGACCCTATTTCCAATATGCCGCAAGCGACAGAATCAGCGGCGCGGCCAATTTCACCACCTATCAAAAGACGGTGAACGGCCAGACCGGCACGACCGAAGTCTATAACGCCGGCAGCGGCAATACAGAGCTGGCGCTTACCTACTCCAGCTTTGCCCATATCTTCGATGGAACGATCAGCGCCAATGCGATGCAGCAGAGTTTTGAAGTTTTCGGACTGTCGACGAGTCCGGGCTTGCTGAGCGCGCGCACCGGCACGGCGCACTACAGCGGTGTGGCCTATGGCGCGGCCGGCAATACGGCCACAAACGTGACCTATAAGGTAACCGGCACATCCACCTTTGACGTCAATTTCACAAGCCAGTCCTACTCCGGCGCGCTTAACCTCTCCGGTTTGGGCAGCTCTGGTTCGGTTGATTTCGGCGCCTTCAACTTTGCGGGCAATATGGCGCGTGGGCAGGGGGTGACCGGCCCGCTCAATCAGGGCAGCACGGCGGTGGGCACCTTCACGCCGCAATTCTTTGGCCCGACTGGACAGGAAATCGGCGGACCGTTCCAGTTAACAATGCCTGCTGGCAGCGCAACGGCGGGAACCGCGATTGCTGGCGTGGCACTGGCCAAAGGGGGATAG